The genomic window TGAATTAAAAGTGCTTCAAATGTATCTTGGAGAGTTTCTGGAATGAGGTCAATAAAAACAAAGTTGATAACGATATTAAATCGAATCACAGTATTGGATAGATCTGTGAAAAGTGGAGTGTAGGTTGTGTAGACAGTTGAGTTTACAATTTTCTTCAGTTCGAGATAGCGTTGAATTTGCGAATTTAAAACTTCAACATCATCAAGATGTTTTGTGAAAGACATATAGCCTGCAATATTATCATCTTTCAAAAAATCGCGATGAATACTTTCTTTACGAAGGGTTTGAATGTTCTTATCTACTTCGTAAGAGCTATTTAGTAGTGAAGAAACATCAACCTCGCAGTAAGCTTGTTCTTTTTGTTGCTGTTCACATTCTGTGAATTTTGCATTGTAGTCAAAAATAAATTTTAGGGCAGATTCGCGAAGTTTAATAATTGATGCGTGAATAGGAGAGAGCTTTTTAGCAATTAAATAGTATTCGGCCTTAATATTCTTAAGCTGAGGACGGATATAGCGATTATGTGCGTCCTTGTTTAGTTTTAATTTCTTTTCGTCAAACTTAAAGTATGGGTAAGACGCAAAGATATTAAATGAGAATAGGAAAATAATTAAAAACTTCATTAGCTTAATGATTGAAAACGTTGAAGCTTTTGTCAACGAATTAACCTGCTAGCTTGTAGTCTTCACTCTCTGAATACATTTTAATTTTCAGGTAAACAGGCTGCTTTGAGATACTTTCAAGTTTTGAAAACCAGCAATCACAGTTACCATCAAGCTTGATTTGAATATTTTTAAAATTCTTATGATTTTTAGCCAGGTTTTTTGGAAATAGCCTAAGTGGAGATGATGACAGTTTAAAAATTACTTCGTGATCATTATTAATTCTTCCGGAGTAGATTGCAGTTAAACAAATAAATGTTCCTGCATCCGAAGCTTCAATTTCAATTGGACCATGCTCTGCATTTGTAGAGTTGATAATATTCACAAGTTCATTTGAGTAACGCGTGATCTCTAATGGACATAAATGTTGAAATTGGCGAATGATCTTACGATGATTTGAGCTAAGCTCTCTTTTTTCATTTTCTTGAAAATTAAAATCTTTAAATCCGTGCATAACGACTTGATCGAGGGGAATACTAGGGGTATCAAATTTAAAGTTAATTGATTTCTTTGGACCTTTCGATCTGTTAAGAGTGATTTTTCCTTTAAAGATATTCTGCTCAGTCATGTTGTCTCCTCGATAATTTTCTTTTCGGTGAGAAACCCTACTAATTTTAGACATTATTATAACAAATTACTAAGGTAATGAAATTTATTGAATGGAAACATATAATTTTGGGGGGTTATGACTTCTTATGAGATTGGAAATGATATTAAAATCTGCCCAAAATAAGAAAGGCCAAGAAATTTCTTTCTTGGCCTACACGCAAACTTTATTGAACATCCCTGGAGGGATTAGAACTTATTTACAGTTTGGAACTTCGAATAGTTCAGTTCTGATTAGTTTTTCAGATGAGCTATTTCTTGTTTCAGTAACTTTGTAGAACTCAACTTTAGATACCATTGGGTAAGATTTAGCAACTTTTTCAAATTTTACACAATCTTGATTTCTGTTACCGTACTGAACACATACGTTTTGTACGTAATCAACTGGAGTAACTAGGAACTTCTTTTCAGTTGGGATTCTAACTTCTCTTTCTTTTGAAGTTCTAACGATTTTGTAAAGTTGAACTTTAAAAGTTGTTTGAAGATCACCATCGTTGTTTAAACAAGTGCTTGTAATTGGAACGATTGCACCTGGGAAAAGAACTGTGTTTGCAGACTCTCTTACATAAGTGTTTCTAGCAAATGAAGTAACAGCAACTAAAGCAACTAAGATAAATTTTTTCATGTAATTCTCCTTTAAGGTTTGTTTATTTCTTCTCTTTTGAATTTCTTGTGTGAAGCAGTTCTAGGATGGTCAAATCGACTTATCAATTTTTGTGGATAATAGGTTCATTTTTTAGGGACAAGTTCCAAACATCGGGCAAAAATTGGGACAAATACTAAATTTGTCCGAAAAATCGTCCAATTTCTACAGGGTTTATTGAAAAGAGGTATTAAAGCAAGTTATAACAATTTCCAATGTTTACTACCGAAAAAACACATTTTGATAGCCTTTCTGAGCAGGTTTCTCACGACCTGAGGAGTATTCTCTTCGAGTTCAAAGATGAGAAAATCGGTATGCGTATGCTTTCTTCTCGAATGGGAATACATGAGAAGACATTGAAGCGCTTAATCGCGCAAGACAATAAGCCTGGCTACCAAACTCTCTATAAGATCTATCGTGTTCTTACTCAGGCCAGAAACGATTCTGAGCTACTTGATAATGTTGCACCTTGTATTAAGGAAGCTCTAATAAAGGGCAATCCAAAGGTTCAAACAAATAAAGAAATTATTTTCTCTAGTGATCTGGAAGAAGAGTTATTACGTGATCGTTGTTTTAGCGAAATTTATTTTATGGCCGGCTGTGGCCCAATTGCTAAGGAATACATTGGTTTTCGTTTTGGTGAACACGGTATTGATACTCTAAAGAAGATGTTGAAGCTGCAGGTTCTCGACGTGGCCCGAGATGGAATGATTATTCTTGGGAAAAATCAGATTAATATATCCGCTGAGGCGATTAAGGTCTTAGGTCTTCATATGGTTGATCGATTTTCTAGACCAGAGAAGACCGATGATGCAGGAGAGAATTTCCTGGGAATATATGCAGAGGGACTAAGTCCAGAAGCATATAACGAATGGCTCAAAATTGATGAAGAGGCTTATCGAAAGAAAATAGAATTATGTCGTGATAAGAAAAGTAGAGGAACGATTAGGGCCTTTACATTTATGACTACAGATAAAATGAACCCGGGAATGAAGAAATGAAGTTACTTACAATTTTACTTATGACAATTTCAGCTATTGCTGGTGTGGGCGATAGTGCTGGGGGAAGTTCTAAATCTTGGAATGATCTATATAAATTGAAAGATATTAAATACTATTTCGATCTTCCGACATATAAATTTGACGATGGGGTGAGATATCCTGCTCATAGGATTTGCCTAGAGGGTAATACTGTGAGATCTATTGAAAAGTATCAGCAACACTCTTTAGTGATTAGTAATGGTCGTGGAGATCAGATGGAGTGGGTCAAGGGAGAACTAGACTTTTCTCGTCGTCCTATTGAGGTACCAACTGATGATAACTCAAGAAATGATGTTAAGCTTGAAGAAGTTGTTAAAGTTTATAGGGTTCAAAAATTTGGCTCGAATAGAAATGGATTTACCTTTAGACGTGGAAAAGAGCTTTTTAGTAAGAAATTAGAAATTAAAAATTGTGAAGAATACGATGAGTAAATAATGTACGACTATGACAAACAGCGAGAGCTAGTAAAAATAAAAAGAGAAAAAGCATCAGATGCTTTAAGAAGGAAAGCTGAGAAGGCTCCTGTAACGAGAGAGCGCAAGCCTGAATGGTTTAAAGTTCCACTTCCTAGTGGTGACAATTATCAAGATCTGAAAAAAAATCTAAGAGAAAATAAAATTTGGACAGTTTGTGAAGAAGCTAGCTGTCCTAACTTATCGGAGTGCTGGTCTGCGAAGACGGCAACAATGATGATTCTAGGTGGGACTTGTACTCGAGCCTGTAAGTTTTGTCACGTTGATACAGGAAACCCAAAAGGGCTAATTAACAAAGAAGAAATTGAAAACGCTGCCAAGATGGCAAAGATGATGTCACTTAATTATTTGGTTATTACGAGTGTGGATCGTGATGATCTTCCTGACTTTGGGGCATCCCATTTTGCAGATGTTATTCGCTCGGTAAAAAATAACCATTCATCAACATTAGTTGAAGTTTTGATTCCTGACTTCAATGGTGTTGAAGAGCACATGAAGACTTTAGGGGATGCTGATCCTTTTGTAATCGCTCAAAATGTTGAGACAGTAAAACGTCTTACTTATGATGTGAGAGATCGTAGAGCAGGGTATGAGCAAACTCTTAATTGTTTAAAGTTTTATAAAGAGAATTACCCTCATATTTCGACGAAGACATCTCTCATGGTTGGACTTGGTGAAACTATTGAAGAGCTGATTGCATGTATGGATGATCTTAGGGCCGTTAATTGTGATATTATTACTTTTGGGCAGTATTTAAGACCAACACCTCGACATCTTCCTGTTCAAAGGTATTACCGCCCTGAAGAATTTGAAGAACTCAAACGAATAGCTTATGAAAAAGGCTTTAAGTTTGTAGCAAGTGGACCTCTTGTTCGCAGTAGCTACAAGGCTGCGGACTATTTGAAACACTTGAGAGATCAGGGTCATCAAGTATGAAAATAATTGAAGGTCTTAATCTCGCCGATTTCGATTTAGAACTTTCTAACTTCATTCAAAAAGATGACCATACAGTTTTTGTGATTAAAGAAAATTGGGATTATATGCTAGCCCATGATTTTCAAGAAGTAATCTTAGACCGAGTTTATGCAGATAAAACTCAACGAGTCTATATTATCTGCAATCATCCCCATTGCTTAACGCTTGGAAGGGGATTACAAAAGAAACTTACTCCTGATATTAGCTTGATTGACTTCGATGAGTCTCTTCGAGAGAAGCTTGATATTCCTATTCATAATATTAAGCGAGGTGGAGGTGTAACATTTCACTACCCAGGACAACTAGTTTTTTATCCTATAATAAGTTTAGAAAACCAAAAACTTGCTGTGATGGATTTTCTTCGCGGAACAATTAGAAAATTTAAAACAATTCTTGAAGAAAGATTTCATCTCGAAAATCTCGATGCTGACAATGAACTCATTGGACTCTGGTGTGGGAGTCGCAAGATTGCTTCAATGGGATTATCCACTCGTCGCTTTGTGACCTATCATGGCTTAGCACTGAATCTCTATCAAGACGAAAAAATGTCAAAGATTCTAAGAACTGTTTACCCCTGTGGACTTAGCGGAGCGATTTATCAATCAATAGATGAGCTTCTTCCTTTGGAAAGTGACCTTTTCAATAAAATAACCGACTCTTTAACTGCAAATATCTAGCAAAACCTGTTCAATTATTCCACTTAACCATAAAGTCTCAATAAAACTAAATTATCTAAGTAAATTAATCGAAAAATATTTTGAGTTGAAGAGGTGTAACTTGAAAAAATTTTTAATGATGACATTAGTGGGTTTAATTTCTACTTACTCTAAGGCACAGTTTGGA from Bacteriovorax sp. Seq25_V includes these protein-coding regions:
- the lipA gene encoding lipoyl synthase; protein product: MYDYDKQRELVKIKREKASDALRRKAEKAPVTRERKPEWFKVPLPSGDNYQDLKKNLRENKIWTVCEEASCPNLSECWSAKTATMMILGGTCTRACKFCHVDTGNPKGLINKEEIENAAKMAKMMSLNYLVITSVDRDDLPDFGASHFADVIRSVKNNHSSTLVEVLIPDFNGVEEHMKTLGDADPFVIAQNVETVKRLTYDVRDRRAGYEQTLNCLKFYKENYPHISTKTSLMVGLGETIEELIACMDDLRAVNCDIITFGQYLRPTPRHLPVQRYYRPEEFEELKRIAYEKGFKFVASGPLVRSSYKAADYLKHLRDQGHQV
- a CDS encoding biotin/lipoate A/B protein ligase, whose product is MKIIEGLNLADFDLELSNFIQKDDHTVFVIKENWDYMLAHDFQEVILDRVYADKTQRVYIICNHPHCLTLGRGLQKKLTPDISLIDFDESLREKLDIPIHNIKRGGGVTFHYPGQLVFYPIISLENQKLAVMDFLRGTIRKFKTILEERFHLENLDADNELIGLWCGSRKIASMGLSTRRFVTYHGLALNLYQDEKMSKILRTVYPCGLSGAIYQSIDELLPLESDLFNKITDSLTANI